The following coding sequences lie in one Takifugu rubripes chromosome 8, fTakRub1.2, whole genome shotgun sequence genomic window:
- the als2b gene encoding alsin isoform X5 has product METQRKSSGDDSGGERGLLHIWKGYSCSVTPERTLLSRPVLQVALGTYHGLLLVEGGQVYSFGQLPWKQSQGVVLEKLTLESSLSGQQVVAIAAGSYHSGAVTDSGGVHMWGDNGSGQCGLSGLKTIPNPTPVALLDPADSLPQTVQVLELACGEQHTLALSAQREVWAWGSGCQLGLNTTIFPVWKPQRVEHLAGRYVLQVACGAEHSLALVRCLGQQDVQHPPVDKCRQCNQLLYTMTDKEDHVIISDSHYCALGVERNKEEAALEAFTPTRPIKTSPSEPALPSQTPNTSQPQMPASAGGAEDSSDPQLEAENSGPDSAQSGGSVVPGLRSSLYPDEQAVKDYLKKLSDNMQAKHEPSTKGLTASTPSSMLNNLVASCASAVGERVASTYEALSLRKMMNFYLPSGAVRTGLPVGFIQNKTGEPLWQDDSVQAKKSSSTGDIHEEDGEGLRRRLSLPGLLSQVSPRLLRKAGRHRMRTGALIPLEGVLPEAQEVFPSLQTEVWSWGRGEHGQLGQGDCLPRSQPLCIKSLNNKEVVQVSAGAHHSLALTAQSEVFSWGNNSCGQLGHMESPSTVPRLAKLSEGIRVWDMAAGEKHTLLLADGDCVQPIIYYSGQQVKEGEEEVEEEVCTKEQHQLEAGKEEEQLVEGGGYTKQPVLLPFCMNLRYVSSVFAGGQRCAALSDRNVMGFIASLHELASSERKFYWRLCNIKTQIIRPLLELESLSSALGKVALGLLQTLAGRFSLLCHLTGQHASSLTANVRRSRSVRSLLVLDHTSLFLDSYFQYCCAVGNLHAMGGFQILTKPSLSKCFSSDFFGKSPELLQRLSECSEDNISMVDLLVALFYLPTQHLPEYSRLLLKLATCFEVTSPEYQRLQDSSSKFEALAVQLKRRRKEVEYTFHFWKSFPGKMTDSLKTPHRRLICESSNKALTLQNAGRFSVNWFILFNDALVHAQGVVPSKNLFSTHHVFPLTTLWVESIPEENTGQYGLKVITPEETFTLLALSPMDKTKWLRSIQQAVDQALSGSGQDGAPVITGLGQRVEPPVCRTASYTFYKEGRLRDATYEGSWCAGKPNGRGVLKWPDGRIYTGTFKNGLEDGFGEFIAPNKTLSKSDFYEGHWKDGRMHGLGTYRYANGEVYDGSFQDNMRHGHGMLRSGKLNTSSPSVFIGQWLQDKKAGYGVFDDITKGEKYMGMWQDNQRHGTGVVVTQFGLYYEGTFKENKMMGTGILVSEDDTMYEGEFSDDWTLSGKGVLTMANSDYLDGSFSGEWGSGLKVTGSYFKPHLFDTDKDTAHPLKLGRLCVCAEEKWRSVFEECWSQLGCEEPGQRENQKAWENISAALTSNRKHILDSHDMFSRSQSKLLESLEVIPRHSGPITAERYDAIRLYLIKACDTPLHPLGRLLETLVAVYRMTYVGVGANRRLLPQAVKEIKSYLNRIFQIVRLLFPELPEEGGLIPDVNTSVQEQREQDASDTPVLAAKPGVVVSGSSLLLPILLPRLYPPLFTLYALDSERDDDVYWDCVLRLNKQPDHALLAFLGVQRKFWPVSIATLQEKQQVLSSTKDLCFSSAVETLQQISTTFTPSDKLQVIQLTFEEITQEVQTLLKQDFLWSMDDLFPVFLYVVLRARIRNLGSEVSLIEDLMDPCVQHGEHGIMFTTLKACYYQIQHEKIT; this is encoded by the exons ATGGAAAcccagaggaagag CTCTGGGGATGACAGCGGTGGAGAGCGAGGACTGCTCCACATCTGGAAGGGTTACTCATGCAGCGTCACACCAGAAAGGACATTACTGTCCAGGCCTGTCCTCCAGGTTGCACTGGGCACATATCACGGCCTCCTACTCGTGGAAG GAGGACAAGTCTACAGTTTTGGtcagttgccatggaaacagagtCAAGGAGTGGTATTGGAGAAACTCACCCTGGAGAGTTCACTCAGCGGGCAGCAGGTCGTCGCCATCGCGGCAGGCAGCTACCACAGCGGCGCGGTGACAGACAGCGGCGGTGTCCACATGTGGGGGGACAATGGCTCGGGTCAGTGTGGCCTGTCCGGTCTAAAGACCATCCCCAACCCCACGCCAGTGGCTCTACTGGACCCAGCCGATAGTCTTCCACAAACAGTCCAAGTTCTGGAGCTGGCTTGTGGGGAGCAGCACACCCTGGCGCTGTCAGCCCAGCGGGAGGTGTGGGCCTGGGGCAGCGGCTGCCAGCTGGGCCTCAATACCACCATCTTTCCTGTGTGGAAGCCGCAGAGGGTTGAACATTTGGCGGGTCGTTATGTGCTGCAGGTGGCTTGCGGGGCTGAGCACAGTCTGGCCCTGGTTCGCTGCCTGGGCCAACAGGACGTCCAACATCCCCCTGTGGATAAATGCAGACAGTGCAACCAGCTCTTGTACACAATGACTGACAAGGAGGACCATGTCATCATCTCCGATTCTCATTATTGTGCACTTGGTGTGGAACGCAACAAGGAAGAGGCTGCATTGGAAGCGTTCACTCCTACACGGCCCATCAAAACGTCACCCTCAGAGCCAGCTCTCCCCTCCCAAACTCCAAATACCTCTCAACCACAGATGCCAGCGTCTGCTGGAGGTGCCGAAGACTCCAGTGACCCTCAGCTGGAGGCGGAGAACTCTGGGCCAGACTCGGCTCAGTCCGGAGGCAGTGTTGTTCCAGGCCTGAGGAGTTCTCTGTATCCTGATGAACAGGCTGTCAAAGACTACCTAAAGAAGCTGTCGGACAACATGCAGGCCAAGCACGAG CCATCGACAAAAGGTCTCACTGCTTCCACCCCGAGCTCCATGCTCAACAACCTGGTGGCGTCCTGCGCTTCAGCCGTGGGGGAACGAGTTGCCTCCACCTATGAGGCGCTATCCTTAAGGAAGATGATGAACTTTTACCTCCCGTCTGGAGCGGTCCGAACAGGTTTGCCAGTGGGATTCATCCAGAATAAAACAGGGGAGCCCCTCTGGCAGGATGACTCAGTACAGGCTAAAAAGAGCTCAAGCACGGGGGACATCCATGAGGAAGATGGTGAAGGTCTGCGGCGCCGCCTGTCTCTCCCAGGACTCCTCTCACAGG TGTCTCCGAGGCTTCTGAGGAAAGCCGGTCGTCACAGGATGCGTACAGGTGCTTTGATTCCACTGGAAGGTGTGCTACCCGAAGCACAGGAGGTTTTTCCTAGCCTGCAGACAGAGGTGTGGAGCTGGGGACGCGGTGAGCACGGACAGCTGGGCCAGGGAGACTGCCTGCCGAG gTCCCAACCGCTGTGCATCAAGAGTCTAAACAATAAGGAGGTTGTTCAAGTGTCGGCTGGTGCTCATCATTCCCTCGCTCTCACTGCGCAgtcagag GTGTTTTCATGGGGAAACAACAGCTGTGGTCAGCTGGGACACATGGAGTCACCCAGCACCGTCCCCCGACTGGCAAAG CTCTCAGAGGGCATCCGAGTCTGGGACATGGCTGCTGGAGAGAAACATACACTTCTGCTTGCTGATGGTGACTGCGTTCAGCCGATCATCTATTACAGTGGacagcaggtgaaggagggggaggaggaggtggaggaggaggtctgcACCAAAGAGCAGCATCAGTTGGaggcaggaaaggaggaggagcagctggtggaaggAGGAGGCTACACCAAGCagcctgtgctgctgccatTCTGCATGAAT CTGCGATACGTGAGCAGCGTGTTTGCGGGCGGCCAGCGGTGCGCAGCGCTGTCCGACAGGAACGTGATGGGCTTCATCGCCAGCCTCCACGAGCTGGCGTCTTCCGAGCGGAAGTTCTACTGGAGGCTGTGCAACATCAAGACGCAGATAATACGGCCCTTACTGGAGCTGG AATCTCTGAGTTCAGCCCTGGGGAAGGTGGCCCTCGGGCTCCTGCAGACACTGGCAGGCCGCTTCAGCCTCTTGTGCCACTTGACAGGGCAGCATGCCAGCAGCCTCACCGCTAACGTTCGCCGGAGCCGGAGCGTGAGGAGCCTGCTGGTTCTCGACCACACCAGCCTCTTCCTTGACTCCTACTTCCA ATACTGCTGTGCTGTGGGCAACCTACATGCGATGGGAGGCTTCCAGATTCTCACCAAACCGTCGCT AAGTAAATGTTTTTCCAGCGATTTCTTTGGGAAGAGTCCCGAGCTGCTTCAGAGGCTGTCGGAGTGCAGCGAGGACAACATCTCCATGGTTGACCTCCTGGTGGCCCTCTTCTACCTCCCGACTCAGCATCTTCCAGAATACAGCCGGCTGCTGCTCAAACTGGCCACCTGCTTTGAAGTG ACGTCCCCCGAGTACCAGAGGCTGCAGGACAGCTCCTCTAAGTTCGAAGCTTTGGCTGtccagctgaagaggaggagaaaagaggttGAATACACGTTCCATTTCTGGAAGAGCTTCCCTGGCAAGATGACG GACTCGCTGAAGACGCCTCATCGCCGGCTCATCTGCGAGAGCAGCAACAAAGCTCTGACCCTGCAGAATGCCGGCAGATTTTCCGTCAACTGGTTCATCCTATTCAATGACGCCCTGGTGCACGCACAG GGTGTGGTGCCTTCTAAAAACCTT TTCTCCACTCATCACGTGTTCCCTTTGACCACACTGTGGGTGGAATCCATCCCAGAAGAAAACACTGGCCA ATATGGGCTGAAGGTCATCACACCAGAAGAGACCTTCACCCTGCTGGCGTTGTCCCCGATGGACAAG ACCAAGTGGCTTCGCTCCATTCAACAGGCGGTGGATCAGGCCTTGAGCGGCTCAGGGCAGGACGGGGCGCCTGTCATCACCGGCTTGGGCCAAAGAGTGGAACCTCCTGTCTGCAGAACTGCATCGTACACCTTTTACAAGGAGGGACGGCTGAGAGACGCCACATACGAAGGAAGTTGGTGCGCTGGAAAACCCAATGGAAG GGGAGTGTTAAAATGGCCTGATGGGAGAATATACACTGGAACATTCAAGAATGGCTTAGAAGATGG GTTTGGTGAATTCATCGCTCCCAATAAGACGCTAAGCAAGAGTGATTTCTACGAAGGTCACTGGAAGGATGGCAGGATGCACGGCCTTGGAACGTACAG ATATGCGAACGGTGAAGTCTACGACGGATCCTTTCAGGACAACATGCGACACGGTCACGGCATGCTCCGCAGTGGCAAACTTAACACATCATCCCCCAGTGTCTTTATTGGCCAGTGGCTCCAGGACAAGAAAGCCGGCTATGGAGTCTTTGATGACATCACAAA AGGCGAGAAGTACATGGGCATGTGGCAGGATAACCAGCGGCACGGCACCGGCGTTGTGGTCACTCAGTTTGGATTGTACTACGAAGGAACCTTCAAAGAGAATAAGATGATG GGCACGGGTATCCTGGTTTCTGAGGATGACACCATGTACGAGGGCGAATTCTCTGATGACTGGACTCTCTCTGGAAAG GGTGTGCTGACCATGGCGAACTCTGACTACCTGGATGGCTCCTTCAGCGGCGAGTGGGGCTCTGGCCTCAAAGTGACAGGCTCTTACTTCAAACCACACCTGTTTGACACTGACAAGGACACGGCCCATCCCCT GAAGCTGggtcgtctgtgtgtgtgtgcggaggaaAAGTGGCGGTCTGTGTTTGAGGAGTGTTGGAGCCAGCTGGGCTGTGAAGAACCCGGGCAGAGAGAGAACCAGAAAGCCTGGGAGAACATTTCTGCAGCCCTCACCAGCAACCGCAAACACATCCTAGACAG TCACGATATGTTTTCTCGAAGTCAAAGCAAGCTTCTGGAGAGCTTGGAGGTCATCCCCCGTCACTCTGGACCAATCACCGCTGAGAGATACGACGCCATCCGCCTCTACCTCATCAAG GCGTGCGACACCCCGCTGCACCCTCTCGGTCGGCTGCTGGAGACTCTAGTCGCGGTCTATCGGATGACCTACGTCGGTGTTGGAGCGAACCGCCGACTGTTACCTCAGGCCGTGAAGGAGATCAAGTCTTACCTGAACCGAATCTTCCAGATTGTCCG GCTTCTTTTcccagagctgccagaagaaGGCGGTCTAATTCCAGATGTGAACACCAGCGTCCAAGAGCAGAGAGAGCAAGACGCATCTGATACTCCAGTATTGGCAGCAAAACCAGG GGTTGTGGTGAGCggctcttctctgctgcttcctatCCTGTTGCCTCGGCTCTACCCACCACTCTTCACGCTCTACGCTCTGGACAGTGAGCGTGATGATGACGTGTACTGGGACTGTGTCCTTCGCCTCAATAAGCAGCCTGACCACGCCCTGCTGGCCTTCCTGGGTGTCCAGCG GAAATTTTGGcctgtttccatagcaacactGCAGGAAAAGCAGCAG GTTCTGTCCAGCACCAAAGATCTCTGCTTCTCCTCGGCTGTGGAAACTCTTCAGCAGATCAG tACGACGTTCACGCCATCAGACAAGCTGCAAGTGATTCAGCTCACCTTTGAGGAGATCACACAGGAGGTTCAAACCCTGCTGAAGCAGGACTTCCTGTGGTCAATGGatgacctgtttcctgttttcctctaTGTGGTGCTGCGTGCACG AATCAGGAAcctggggtcggaggtcagtctGATTGAAGACCTGATGGACCCCTGTGTCCAGCATGGCGAGCACGGCATCATGTTCACCACACTCAAG gcTTGTTACTACCAGATTCAACACGAGAAGATCACGTAA
- the als2b gene encoding alsin isoform X7 has protein sequence METQRKSSGDDSGGERGLLHIWKGYSCSVTPERTLLSRPVLQVALGTYHGLLLVEGGQVYSFGQLPWKQSQGVVLEKLTLESSLSGQQVVAIAAGSYHSGAVTDSGGVHMWGDNGSGQCGLSGLKTIPNPTPVALLDPADSLPQTVQVLELACGEQHTLALSAQREVWAWGSGCQLGLNTTIFPVWKPQRVEHLAGRYVLQVACGAEHSLALVRCLGQQDVQHPPVDKCRQCNQLLYTMTDKEDHVIISDSHYCALGVERNKEEAALEAFTPTRPIKTSPSEPALPSQTPNTSQPQMPASAGGAEDSSDPQLEAENSGPDSAQSGGSVVPGLRSSLYPDEQAVKDYLKKLSDNMQAKHEPSTKGLTASTPSSMLNNLVASCASAVGERVASTYEALSLRKMMNFYLPSGAVRTGLPVGFIQNKTGEPLWQDDSVQAKKSSSTGDIHEEDGEGLRRRLSLPGLLSQVSPRLLRKAGRHRMRTGALIPLEGVLPEAQEVFPSLQTEVWSWGRGEHGQLGQGDCLPRSQPLCIKSLNNKEVVQVSAGAHHSLALTAQSEVFSWGNNSCGQLGHMESPSTVPRLAKLSEGIRVWDMAAGEKHTLLLADGDCVQPIIYYSGQQVKEGEEEVEEEVCTKEQHQLEAGKEEEQLVEGGGYTKQPVLLPFCMNLRYVSSVFAGGQRCAALSDRNVMGFIASLHELASSERKFYWRLCNIKTQIIRPLLELESLSSALGKVALGLLQTLAGRFSLLCHLTGQHASSLTANVRRSRSVRSLLVLDHTSLFLDSYFQYCCAVGNLHAMGGFQILTKPSLDFFGKSPELLQRLSECSEDNISMVDLLVALFYLPTQHLPEYSRLLLKLATCFEVTSPEYQRLQDSSSKFEALAVQLKRRRKEVEYTFHFWKSFPGKMTDSLKTPHRRLICESSNKALTLQNAGRFSVNWFILFNDALVHAQFSTHHVFPLTTLWVESIPEENTGQYGLKVITPEETFTLLALSPMDKTKWLRSIQQAVDQALSGSGQDGAPVITGLGQRVEPPVCRTASYTFYKEGRLRDATYEGSWCAGKPNGRGVLKWPDGRIYTGTFKNGLEDGFGEFIAPNKTLSKSDFYEGHWKDGRMHGLGTYRYANGEVYDGSFQDNMRHGHGMLRSGKLNTSSPSVFIGQWLQDKKAGYGVFDDITKGEKYMGMWQDNQRHGTGVVVTQFGLYYEGTFKENKMMGTGILVSEDDTMYEGEFSDDWTLSGKGVLTMANSDYLDGSFSGEWGSGLKVTGSYFKPHLFDTDKDTAHPLKLGRLCVCAEEKWRSVFEECWSQLGCEEPGQRENQKAWENISAALTSNRKHILDSHDMFSRSQSKLLESLEVIPRHSGPITAERYDAIRLYLIKACDTPLHPLGRLLETLVAVYRMTYVGVGANRRLLPQAVKEIKSYLNRIFQIVRLLFPELPEEGGLIPDVNTSVQEQREQDASDTPVLAAKPGVVVSGSSLLLPILLPRLYPPLFTLYALDSERDDDVYWDCVLRLNKQPDHALLAFLGVQRKFWPVSIATLQEKQQVLSSTKDLCFSSAVETLQQISTTFTPSDKLQVIQLTFEEITQEVQTLLKQDFLWSMDDLFPVFLYVVLRARIRNLGSEVSLIEDLMDPCVQHGEHGIMFTTLKACYYQIQHEKIT, from the exons ATGGAAAcccagaggaagag CTCTGGGGATGACAGCGGTGGAGAGCGAGGACTGCTCCACATCTGGAAGGGTTACTCATGCAGCGTCACACCAGAAAGGACATTACTGTCCAGGCCTGTCCTCCAGGTTGCACTGGGCACATATCACGGCCTCCTACTCGTGGAAG GAGGACAAGTCTACAGTTTTGGtcagttgccatggaaacagagtCAAGGAGTGGTATTGGAGAAACTCACCCTGGAGAGTTCACTCAGCGGGCAGCAGGTCGTCGCCATCGCGGCAGGCAGCTACCACAGCGGCGCGGTGACAGACAGCGGCGGTGTCCACATGTGGGGGGACAATGGCTCGGGTCAGTGTGGCCTGTCCGGTCTAAAGACCATCCCCAACCCCACGCCAGTGGCTCTACTGGACCCAGCCGATAGTCTTCCACAAACAGTCCAAGTTCTGGAGCTGGCTTGTGGGGAGCAGCACACCCTGGCGCTGTCAGCCCAGCGGGAGGTGTGGGCCTGGGGCAGCGGCTGCCAGCTGGGCCTCAATACCACCATCTTTCCTGTGTGGAAGCCGCAGAGGGTTGAACATTTGGCGGGTCGTTATGTGCTGCAGGTGGCTTGCGGGGCTGAGCACAGTCTGGCCCTGGTTCGCTGCCTGGGCCAACAGGACGTCCAACATCCCCCTGTGGATAAATGCAGACAGTGCAACCAGCTCTTGTACACAATGACTGACAAGGAGGACCATGTCATCATCTCCGATTCTCATTATTGTGCACTTGGTGTGGAACGCAACAAGGAAGAGGCTGCATTGGAAGCGTTCACTCCTACACGGCCCATCAAAACGTCACCCTCAGAGCCAGCTCTCCCCTCCCAAACTCCAAATACCTCTCAACCACAGATGCCAGCGTCTGCTGGAGGTGCCGAAGACTCCAGTGACCCTCAGCTGGAGGCGGAGAACTCTGGGCCAGACTCGGCTCAGTCCGGAGGCAGTGTTGTTCCAGGCCTGAGGAGTTCTCTGTATCCTGATGAACAGGCTGTCAAAGACTACCTAAAGAAGCTGTCGGACAACATGCAGGCCAAGCACGAG CCATCGACAAAAGGTCTCACTGCTTCCACCCCGAGCTCCATGCTCAACAACCTGGTGGCGTCCTGCGCTTCAGCCGTGGGGGAACGAGTTGCCTCCACCTATGAGGCGCTATCCTTAAGGAAGATGATGAACTTTTACCTCCCGTCTGGAGCGGTCCGAACAGGTTTGCCAGTGGGATTCATCCAGAATAAAACAGGGGAGCCCCTCTGGCAGGATGACTCAGTACAGGCTAAAAAGAGCTCAAGCACGGGGGACATCCATGAGGAAGATGGTGAAGGTCTGCGGCGCCGCCTGTCTCTCCCAGGACTCCTCTCACAGG TGTCTCCGAGGCTTCTGAGGAAAGCCGGTCGTCACAGGATGCGTACAGGTGCTTTGATTCCACTGGAAGGTGTGCTACCCGAAGCACAGGAGGTTTTTCCTAGCCTGCAGACAGAGGTGTGGAGCTGGGGACGCGGTGAGCACGGACAGCTGGGCCAGGGAGACTGCCTGCCGAG gTCCCAACCGCTGTGCATCAAGAGTCTAAACAATAAGGAGGTTGTTCAAGTGTCGGCTGGTGCTCATCATTCCCTCGCTCTCACTGCGCAgtcagag GTGTTTTCATGGGGAAACAACAGCTGTGGTCAGCTGGGACACATGGAGTCACCCAGCACCGTCCCCCGACTGGCAAAG CTCTCAGAGGGCATCCGAGTCTGGGACATGGCTGCTGGAGAGAAACATACACTTCTGCTTGCTGATGGTGACTGCGTTCAGCCGATCATCTATTACAGTGGacagcaggtgaaggagggggaggaggaggtggaggaggaggtctgcACCAAAGAGCAGCATCAGTTGGaggcaggaaaggaggaggagcagctggtggaaggAGGAGGCTACACCAAGCagcctgtgctgctgccatTCTGCATGAAT CTGCGATACGTGAGCAGCGTGTTTGCGGGCGGCCAGCGGTGCGCAGCGCTGTCCGACAGGAACGTGATGGGCTTCATCGCCAGCCTCCACGAGCTGGCGTCTTCCGAGCGGAAGTTCTACTGGAGGCTGTGCAACATCAAGACGCAGATAATACGGCCCTTACTGGAGCTGG AATCTCTGAGTTCAGCCCTGGGGAAGGTGGCCCTCGGGCTCCTGCAGACACTGGCAGGCCGCTTCAGCCTCTTGTGCCACTTGACAGGGCAGCATGCCAGCAGCCTCACCGCTAACGTTCGCCGGAGCCGGAGCGTGAGGAGCCTGCTGGTTCTCGACCACACCAGCCTCTTCCTTGACTCCTACTTCCA ATACTGCTGTGCTGTGGGCAACCTACATGCGATGGGAGGCTTCCAGATTCTCACCAAACCGTCGCT CGATTTCTTTGGGAAGAGTCCCGAGCTGCTTCAGAGGCTGTCGGAGTGCAGCGAGGACAACATCTCCATGGTTGACCTCCTGGTGGCCCTCTTCTACCTCCCGACTCAGCATCTTCCAGAATACAGCCGGCTGCTGCTCAAACTGGCCACCTGCTTTGAAGTG ACGTCCCCCGAGTACCAGAGGCTGCAGGACAGCTCCTCTAAGTTCGAAGCTTTGGCTGtccagctgaagaggaggagaaaagaggttGAATACACGTTCCATTTCTGGAAGAGCTTCCCTGGCAAGATGACG GACTCGCTGAAGACGCCTCATCGCCGGCTCATCTGCGAGAGCAGCAACAAAGCTCTGACCCTGCAGAATGCCGGCAGATTTTCCGTCAACTGGTTCATCCTATTCAATGACGCCCTGGTGCACGCACAG TTCTCCACTCATCACGTGTTCCCTTTGACCACACTGTGGGTGGAATCCATCCCAGAAGAAAACACTGGCCA ATATGGGCTGAAGGTCATCACACCAGAAGAGACCTTCACCCTGCTGGCGTTGTCCCCGATGGACAAG ACCAAGTGGCTTCGCTCCATTCAACAGGCGGTGGATCAGGCCTTGAGCGGCTCAGGGCAGGACGGGGCGCCTGTCATCACCGGCTTGGGCCAAAGAGTGGAACCTCCTGTCTGCAGAACTGCATCGTACACCTTTTACAAGGAGGGACGGCTGAGAGACGCCACATACGAAGGAAGTTGGTGCGCTGGAAAACCCAATGGAAG GGGAGTGTTAAAATGGCCTGATGGGAGAATATACACTGGAACATTCAAGAATGGCTTAGAAGATGG GTTTGGTGAATTCATCGCTCCCAATAAGACGCTAAGCAAGAGTGATTTCTACGAAGGTCACTGGAAGGATGGCAGGATGCACGGCCTTGGAACGTACAG ATATGCGAACGGTGAAGTCTACGACGGATCCTTTCAGGACAACATGCGACACGGTCACGGCATGCTCCGCAGTGGCAAACTTAACACATCATCCCCCAGTGTCTTTATTGGCCAGTGGCTCCAGGACAAGAAAGCCGGCTATGGAGTCTTTGATGACATCACAAA AGGCGAGAAGTACATGGGCATGTGGCAGGATAACCAGCGGCACGGCACCGGCGTTGTGGTCACTCAGTTTGGATTGTACTACGAAGGAACCTTCAAAGAGAATAAGATGATG GGCACGGGTATCCTGGTTTCTGAGGATGACACCATGTACGAGGGCGAATTCTCTGATGACTGGACTCTCTCTGGAAAG GGTGTGCTGACCATGGCGAACTCTGACTACCTGGATGGCTCCTTCAGCGGCGAGTGGGGCTCTGGCCTCAAAGTGACAGGCTCTTACTTCAAACCACACCTGTTTGACACTGACAAGGACACGGCCCATCCCCT GAAGCTGggtcgtctgtgtgtgtgtgcggaggaaAAGTGGCGGTCTGTGTTTGAGGAGTGTTGGAGCCAGCTGGGCTGTGAAGAACCCGGGCAGAGAGAGAACCAGAAAGCCTGGGAGAACATTTCTGCAGCCCTCACCAGCAACCGCAAACACATCCTAGACAG TCACGATATGTTTTCTCGAAGTCAAAGCAAGCTTCTGGAGAGCTTGGAGGTCATCCCCCGTCACTCTGGACCAATCACCGCTGAGAGATACGACGCCATCCGCCTCTACCTCATCAAG GCGTGCGACACCCCGCTGCACCCTCTCGGTCGGCTGCTGGAGACTCTAGTCGCGGTCTATCGGATGACCTACGTCGGTGTTGGAGCGAACCGCCGACTGTTACCTCAGGCCGTGAAGGAGATCAAGTCTTACCTGAACCGAATCTTCCAGATTGTCCG GCTTCTTTTcccagagctgccagaagaaGGCGGTCTAATTCCAGATGTGAACACCAGCGTCCAAGAGCAGAGAGAGCAAGACGCATCTGATACTCCAGTATTGGCAGCAAAACCAGG GGTTGTGGTGAGCggctcttctctgctgcttcctatCCTGTTGCCTCGGCTCTACCCACCACTCTTCACGCTCTACGCTCTGGACAGTGAGCGTGATGATGACGTGTACTGGGACTGTGTCCTTCGCCTCAATAAGCAGCCTGACCACGCCCTGCTGGCCTTCCTGGGTGTCCAGCG GAAATTTTGGcctgtttccatagcaacactGCAGGAAAAGCAGCAG GTTCTGTCCAGCACCAAAGATCTCTGCTTCTCCTCGGCTGTGGAAACTCTTCAGCAGATCAG tACGACGTTCACGCCATCAGACAAGCTGCAAGTGATTCAGCTCACCTTTGAGGAGATCACACAGGAGGTTCAAACCCTGCTGAAGCAGGACTTCCTGTGGTCAATGGatgacctgtttcctgttttcctctaTGTGGTGCTGCGTGCACG AATCAGGAAcctggggtcggaggtcagtctGATTGAAGACCTGATGGACCCCTGTGTCCAGCATGGCGAGCACGGCATCATGTTCACCACACTCAAG gcTTGTTACTACCAGATTCAACACGAGAAGATCACGTAA